The following coding sequences lie in one Colias croceus chromosome 1, ilColCroc2.1 genomic window:
- the LOC123697685 gene encoding uncharacterized protein LOC123697685 codes for MDEFLENSNIAYTPNILSQNEYKKFWLLWSNNTLKLGVFDNPKPLATKKGINLDKIKYVTCSGCGNVVHWKLLLPPAIEKPLSIPLKSGKAQWVAADVQLPDDAFIGGYENEFLYIIRAKHRGSLIPGKFVPSMGLGFISWGGQVHEKTEFDVLCGYDLMWVKTIFDDIPVEAIEAGRSEGSNAEVLYVGRVEYLGHYIPGKVQPSHKVCYIPYLWDEVGMSEFEILIQPHSNKYIADKIYRDSESF; via the exons ATGGATGAGTTCT TGGAAAACTCAAATATTGCATATACACCAAACATATTATCTCAAAATGAATACAAGAAATTTTGGTTATTATGGTCTAATAACACTTTGAAATTGGGTGTATTTGATAATCCAAAACCACTTGCAACTAAAAAGGGAATTAACTtggataaaataaagtatgtCACATGTTCTGGCTGCGGGAATGTAGTACATTGGAAATTGTTGT TGCCACCAGCAATTGAAAAGCCACTTTCTATACCATTGAAGTCGGGGAAAGCTCAGTGGGTGGCAGCTGACGTACAATTGCCTGATGACGCATTTATAGGCGGATATGAAAATGAATTCCTCTATATAATCAGGGCTAAACATAGAGGCTCACTGATTCCCGGCAAATTTGTACCATCCATGGGCCTCGGTTTCATATCTTGGGGTGGTCAAGTACATGAGAAAACTGAATTTGAT GTTCTTTGTGGATATGACTTAATGTGggttaaaacaatttttgacgACATACCAGTGGAGGCGATAGAAGCTGGCCGCTCTGAAGGGTCCAACGCTGAAGTCCTTTACGTTGGACGGGTGGAATACCTCGGCCATTATATACCAGGAAAAGTACAACCGTCACATAAAGTTTGCTATATTCCATATCTATGGGATGAGGTTGGGATGagtgaatttgaaattttaatccaACCCCACTCCAACAAATACATAGCGGATAAAATTTATCGCGACAGTGAAAGCTTCTGA
- the LOC123694823 gene encoding cullin-4A isoform X1: MSGLAKTQVLVEEGGNQCRKRSHTNSEQCTKKAKFDDMSASEKKSNFSMLNPNSNGTIKLASSSMNKPGATAKKLVIKNFKSKPNLPENYQETTWSKLREAVIAIQTSKAIAYSLEELYQAVENMCSHKMASQLYVNLTNLVEAHVKSNIEQFLSESMDRQVFLKRMDDCWRAHCRQMIMIRSIFLYLDRTYVLQNPSIHSIWDMGLDLFRHHIAMNTLIQTRTVDGLLLLIERERGGDAVDISLLKSLLRMLSDLQIYQDAFEHKFLQATERLYAAEGQRLMRELAVPQYLAHVEKRLREENERLLHYLDVCTKWQLIHTVEKQLLSEHLTGILSKGLESLMDGPRLADLTTLYNLFSRVKDGLNELCNHFNAYIKKKGRTIVIEPERDKTMVAELLDFKEQLDNIVNSCFQRNDKFLYSMREAFEFFINQRQNKPAELIAKFVDLKLRAGNKEATEEELERLLDKIMVLFRFIHGKDVFEAFYKKDLAKRLLVGKSASVDAEKSMLSKLKQECGGGFTCKLEGMFKDMELSKDINVTYKQHLAASSESSGLELSVYILTMGFWPTYPPVDVRLPPELTRQQDHFAKFYLAKHSGRKLQWQPTLGHCVLRAHFLQVCTVCSVLRDHRAKFYLAKHSGRKLQWQPTLGHCVLRAHFLQVCTVCSVLRDHRAKFYLAKHSGRKLQWQPTLGHCVLRAHFLQGNKELQVSLFQALVLLLFNDGNNLSFEDIKATTNIEEGELRRTLQSLACGKARVLGKTPRGREVQDNDTFTFNGDFANKLFRIKINQIQMKETSEEQKATEERVFQDRQYQIDAAIVRVMKMRKALSHNLLISELYNQLKFPVKPADLKKRIESLIDRDYMERDKDNPNQYNYVA, from the exons ATGTCGGGCTTAGCTAAAACGCAAGTTTTGGTCGAGGAGGGTGGAAATCAGTGTAGAAAACGTTCTCACACAAATAGCGAGCAGTGTACTAAAAAAGCAAAATTTGACGATATGAGTGCAAGTGAAAAGAAATCGAATTTCTCCATGTTGAATCCAAACTCAAATGGAACAATTAAACTAGCGTCGTCGTCCATGAATAAGCCTGGTGCGACGGCAaagaagctagtaataaagaACTTTAAAA GTAAACCGAATCTTCCAGAAAATTATCAAGAAACAACATGGAGCAAATTACGAGAGGCTGTGATCGCGATCCAGACCTCGAAAGCTATAGCCTATTCCCTGGAAGAACTTTACCAGGCAGTTGAAAATATGTGCAGTCATAAG ATGGCTTCACAACTATACGTAAACTTGACAAACCTAGTAGAAGCCCATGTTAAGTCTAATATAGAGCAGTTCCTCTCCGAGAGTATGGACAGACAGGTCTTCCTCAAACGCATGGACGACTGTTGGCGGGCGCACTGTCGGCAGATGATCATGATTAGGAGCATATTCTTATACCTGGACCGCACTTATGTGCTTCAAAATCCTAGTATACACTCTATATG GGACATGGGTTTAGATTTGTTCCGTCACCACATTGCAATGAATACGTTGATACAAACAAGAACAGTGGATGGTTTACTGCTGCTAATTGAAAGGGAGCGAGGCGGGGATGCCGTGGATATCTCATTGCTCAAGAGTCTGTTGAGAATGCTCTCTGACTTGCAGATATATCAGGATGCTTTTGAACATAA GTTCCTGCAAGCCACAGAACGGTTGTACGCAGCGGAAGGCCAACGCCTGATGCGCGAGCTGGCTGTGCCTCAGTACCTTGCGCATGTCGAGAAGCGACTGCGAGAGGAGAATGAGCGCCTGTTACATTATTTGGATGTGTGCACTaa ATGGCAGTTAATCCACACAGTAGAGAAACAGTTGCTAAGCGAGCACCTAACGGGAATACTGAGCAAGGGCCTGGAGTCCCTCATGGATGGGCCGCGGCTCGCCGACCTGACTACTTTATATAATCTATTCAGTCGAGTCAAAGACGGGCTCAACGAATTATGTAATCACTTTAATGCGTATATTAAA AAAAAAGGTAGAACAATAGTAATAGAGCCGGAGCGGGATAAGACGATGGTCGCCGAGCTGCTCGACTTCAAGGAGCAGCTCGACAACATTGTGAACAGCTGCTTCCAGCGGAACGATAAGTTCCTCTACTCCATGCGAGAGGCGTTCGAGTTCTTCATCAACCAACGGCAGAATAAACCGGCTGAGCTTATTG CGAAATTCGTCGATCTCAAACTGCGGGCTGGCAACAAGGAAGCGACAGAGGAAGAACTGGAGAGGTTGCTCGATAAAATTATGGTCCTCTTCCGATTCATACACGGCAAGGATGTATTCGAAGCATTCTACAAGAAGGACCTAGCGAAACGGCTGTTGGTTGGCAAGTCAGCGTCCGTTGATGCCGAGAAGTCTATGCTGAGCAAGTTGAAGCAGGAGTGCGGGGGTGGTTTCACGTGCAAGTTGGAGGGAATGTTCAAGGATATGGAACTGTCGAAGGATATCAATGTGACATATAAACAG CACCTGGCCGCCAGCTCGGAGAGTTCGGGGCTGGAGCTTTCGGTGTACATCCTGACGATGGGCTTCTGGCCCACATACCCGCCCGTGGACGTGCGCCTGCCGCCCGAGCTCACGCGCCAACAGGACCACTTCGCCAAGTTCTACCTCGCCAAGCACTCGGGCCGCAAGCTGCAGTGGCAGCCCACGCTCGGCCACTGCGTGCTGAGGGCGCACTTCCTGCAGGTGTGTACAGTGTGTAGTGTACTGCGGGACCACCGAGCCAAGTTCTACCTCGCCAAGCACTCGGGCCGCAAGCTGCAGTGGCAGCCCACGCTCGGCCACTGCGTGCTGAGGGCGCACTTCCTGCAGGTGTGTACAGTGTGTAGTGTACTGCGGGACCACCGAGCCAAGTTCTACCTCGCCAAGCACTCGGGCCGCAAGCTGCAGTGGCAGCCCACGCTCGGCCACTGCGTGCTGAGGGCGCACTTCCTGCAG GGTAACAAAGAATTACAAGTATCACTGTTTCAAGCGCTAGTTCTACTCCTATTTAATGATGGCAACAATCTCTCGTTTGAAGACATTAAGGCAACTACTAATATTGAG GAAGGTGAACTCCGTCGTACCCTCCAATCGCTAGCGTGCGGTAAGGCCCGCGTGCTCGGCAAGACGCCGCGCGGCCGCGAGGTGCAGGACAACGACACGTTCACGTTCAACGGGGACTTCGCCAACAAGCTGTTCCGCATCAAGATCAACCAGATACAGATGAAGGAGACG AGCGAAGAGCAGAAGGCCACAGAGGAGCGCGTATTCCAGGACCGTCAGTATCAGATCGACGCGGCGATCGTGCGCGTGATGAAGATGCGCAAGGCTCTCTCGCACAACCTGCTCATCTCCGAGCTGTACAACCAGCTCAAGTTTCCCGTCAAG CCGGCGGACCTGAAGAAGCGCATAGAGTCACTGATCGACAGAGACTACATGGAGCGCGACAAGGACAACCCCAACCAGTACAACTACGTCGCGTAG
- the LOC123694823 gene encoding cullin-4A isoform X2, whose amino-acid sequence MSGLAKTQVLVEEGGNQCRKRSHTNSEQCTKKAKFDDMSASEKKSNFSMLNPNSNGTIKLASSSMNKPGATAKKLVIKNFKSKPNLPENYQETTWSKLREAVIAIQTSKAIAYSLEELYQAVENMCSHKMASQLYVNLTNLVEAHVKSNIEQFLSESMDRQVFLKRMDDCWRAHCRQMIMIRSIFLYLDRTYVLQNPSIHSIWDMGLDLFRHHIAMNTLIQTRTVDGLLLLIERERGGDAVDISLLKSLLRMLSDLQIYQDAFEHKFLQATERLYAAEGQRLMRELAVPQYLAHVEKRLREENERLLHYLDVCTKWQLIHTVEKQLLSEHLTGILSKGLESLMDGPRLADLTTLYNLFSRVKDGLNELCNHFNAYIKKKGRTIVIEPERDKTMVAELLDFKEQLDNIVNSCFQRNDKFLYSMREAFEFFINQRQNKPAELIAKFVDLKLRAGNKEATEEELERLLDKIMVLFRFIHGKDVFEAFYKKDLAKRLLVGKSASVDAEKSMLSKLKQECGGGFTCKLEGMFKDMELSKDINVTYKQHLAASSESSGLELSVYILTMGFWPTYPPVDVRLPPELTRQQDHFAKFYLAKHSGRKLQWQPTLGHCVLRAHFLQVCTVCSVLRDHRAKFYLAKHSGRKLQWQPTLGHCVLRAHFLQGNKELQVSLFQALVLLLFNDGNNLSFEDIKATTNIEEGELRRTLQSLACGKARVLGKTPRGREVQDNDTFTFNGDFANKLFRIKINQIQMKETSEEQKATEERVFQDRQYQIDAAIVRVMKMRKALSHNLLISELYNQLKFPVKPADLKKRIESLIDRDYMERDKDNPNQYNYVA is encoded by the exons ATGTCGGGCTTAGCTAAAACGCAAGTTTTGGTCGAGGAGGGTGGAAATCAGTGTAGAAAACGTTCTCACACAAATAGCGAGCAGTGTACTAAAAAAGCAAAATTTGACGATATGAGTGCAAGTGAAAAGAAATCGAATTTCTCCATGTTGAATCCAAACTCAAATGGAACAATTAAACTAGCGTCGTCGTCCATGAATAAGCCTGGTGCGACGGCAaagaagctagtaataaagaACTTTAAAA GTAAACCGAATCTTCCAGAAAATTATCAAGAAACAACATGGAGCAAATTACGAGAGGCTGTGATCGCGATCCAGACCTCGAAAGCTATAGCCTATTCCCTGGAAGAACTTTACCAGGCAGTTGAAAATATGTGCAGTCATAAG ATGGCTTCACAACTATACGTAAACTTGACAAACCTAGTAGAAGCCCATGTTAAGTCTAATATAGAGCAGTTCCTCTCCGAGAGTATGGACAGACAGGTCTTCCTCAAACGCATGGACGACTGTTGGCGGGCGCACTGTCGGCAGATGATCATGATTAGGAGCATATTCTTATACCTGGACCGCACTTATGTGCTTCAAAATCCTAGTATACACTCTATATG GGACATGGGTTTAGATTTGTTCCGTCACCACATTGCAATGAATACGTTGATACAAACAAGAACAGTGGATGGTTTACTGCTGCTAATTGAAAGGGAGCGAGGCGGGGATGCCGTGGATATCTCATTGCTCAAGAGTCTGTTGAGAATGCTCTCTGACTTGCAGATATATCAGGATGCTTTTGAACATAA GTTCCTGCAAGCCACAGAACGGTTGTACGCAGCGGAAGGCCAACGCCTGATGCGCGAGCTGGCTGTGCCTCAGTACCTTGCGCATGTCGAGAAGCGACTGCGAGAGGAGAATGAGCGCCTGTTACATTATTTGGATGTGTGCACTaa ATGGCAGTTAATCCACACAGTAGAGAAACAGTTGCTAAGCGAGCACCTAACGGGAATACTGAGCAAGGGCCTGGAGTCCCTCATGGATGGGCCGCGGCTCGCCGACCTGACTACTTTATATAATCTATTCAGTCGAGTCAAAGACGGGCTCAACGAATTATGTAATCACTTTAATGCGTATATTAAA AAAAAAGGTAGAACAATAGTAATAGAGCCGGAGCGGGATAAGACGATGGTCGCCGAGCTGCTCGACTTCAAGGAGCAGCTCGACAACATTGTGAACAGCTGCTTCCAGCGGAACGATAAGTTCCTCTACTCCATGCGAGAGGCGTTCGAGTTCTTCATCAACCAACGGCAGAATAAACCGGCTGAGCTTATTG CGAAATTCGTCGATCTCAAACTGCGGGCTGGCAACAAGGAAGCGACAGAGGAAGAACTGGAGAGGTTGCTCGATAAAATTATGGTCCTCTTCCGATTCATACACGGCAAGGATGTATTCGAAGCATTCTACAAGAAGGACCTAGCGAAACGGCTGTTGGTTGGCAAGTCAGCGTCCGTTGATGCCGAGAAGTCTATGCTGAGCAAGTTGAAGCAGGAGTGCGGGGGTGGTTTCACGTGCAAGTTGGAGGGAATGTTCAAGGATATGGAACTGTCGAAGGATATCAATGTGACATATAAACAG CACCTGGCCGCCAGCTCGGAGAGTTCGGGGCTGGAGCTTTCGGTGTACATCCTGACGATGGGCTTCTGGCCCACATACCCGCCCGTGGACGTGCGCCTGCCGCCCGAGCTCACGCGCCAACAGGACCACTTCGCCAAGTTCTACCTCGCCAAGCACTCGGGCCGCAAGCTGCAGTGGCAGCCCACGCTCGGCCACTGCGTGCTGAG GGCGCACTTCCTGCAGGTGTGTACAGTGTGTAGTGTACTGCGGGACCACCGAGCCAAGTTCTACCTCGCCAAGCACTCGGGCCGCAAGCTGCAGTGGCAGCCCACGCTCGGCCACTGCGTGCTGAGGGCGCACTTCCTGCAG GGTAACAAAGAATTACAAGTATCACTGTTTCAAGCGCTAGTTCTACTCCTATTTAATGATGGCAACAATCTCTCGTTTGAAGACATTAAGGCAACTACTAATATTGAG GAAGGTGAACTCCGTCGTACCCTCCAATCGCTAGCGTGCGGTAAGGCCCGCGTGCTCGGCAAGACGCCGCGCGGCCGCGAGGTGCAGGACAACGACACGTTCACGTTCAACGGGGACTTCGCCAACAAGCTGTTCCGCATCAAGATCAACCAGATACAGATGAAGGAGACG AGCGAAGAGCAGAAGGCCACAGAGGAGCGCGTATTCCAGGACCGTCAGTATCAGATCGACGCGGCGATCGTGCGCGTGATGAAGATGCGCAAGGCTCTCTCGCACAACCTGCTCATCTCCGAGCTGTACAACCAGCTCAAGTTTCCCGTCAAG CCGGCGGACCTGAAGAAGCGCATAGAGTCACTGATCGACAGAGACTACATGGAGCGCGACAAGGACAACCCCAACCAGTACAACTACGTCGCGTAG